A window of Cellulomonas fimi contains these coding sequences:
- a CDS encoding universal stress protein: MTIVVGAQPFGDARAALELGANLARTLPERSGVFVLVVATVVPPREDGRAVDDRLARAQDAARAWAAERASGMQVEFVTVPARSVARALVQVAVESDATALVLGSSSDGGLGHVVVGSTADHLLHSSRVPVAVAPRGYRAAAVPGAGPLDVPVRRLTAAFGPSAAGEESVRWAAALTRSIDVGLRVASFGVRTPTMFPPEVGFDVEAEVSAQWQDQMLDAQRALALGPEVETVAPVGTSWADAMDRLDWQPNELLIVGSSSAGALRAVFLGARATKLVRHSPVPVLVVPRGTTPPS; this comes from the coding sequence ATGACCATCGTCGTCGGCGCGCAGCCGTTCGGGGACGCCCGTGCCGCGCTCGAGCTGGGCGCCAACCTCGCGCGCACGCTGCCCGAGCGCTCGGGCGTGTTCGTGCTCGTCGTCGCGACCGTCGTGCCGCCGCGCGAGGACGGTCGCGCGGTCGACGACCGGCTCGCCCGCGCGCAGGACGCCGCGCGCGCCTGGGCCGCCGAGCGCGCGTCCGGCATGCAGGTCGAGTTCGTCACCGTGCCCGCGCGGTCCGTCGCCCGCGCGCTCGTCCAGGTCGCCGTCGAGTCGGACGCGACCGCGCTCGTGCTCGGCTCGTCGTCCGACGGCGGGCTCGGTCACGTGGTCGTCGGGTCCACCGCGGACCACCTGCTGCACTCCTCGCGCGTGCCCGTCGCGGTCGCGCCGCGCGGCTACCGCGCCGCCGCCGTCCCCGGGGCGGGACCGCTCGACGTGCCGGTGCGGCGGCTCACCGCGGCGTTCGGGCCGAGCGCCGCCGGGGAGGAGTCCGTGCGCTGGGCGGCCGCCCTCACGCGCTCGATCGACGTCGGGCTGCGCGTCGCGTCGTTCGGTGTGCGCACCCCGACGATGTTCCCGCCCGAGGTCGGCTTCGACGTCGAGGCCGAGGTGTCCGCGCAGTGGCAGGACCAGATGCTCGACGCGCAGCGCGCGCTCGCGCTCGGCCCGGAGGTCGAGACCGTCGCGCCCGTCGGGACGAGCTGGGCCGACGCGATGGACCGGCTCGACTGGCAGCCGAACGAGCTGCTCATCGTCGGCTCGTCGAGCGCGGGCGCGCTGCGCGCCGTCTTCCTGGGTGCCCGCGCGACGAAGCTCGTCCGGCACTCGCCGGTGCCCGTCCTGGTCGTCCCCCGCGGCACCACGCCCCCGTCCTGA
- a CDS encoding ABC transporter ATP-binding protein, giving the protein MIRGIGLTRTYGTGDATVHALRDVDVHAAPGELVVVRGRSGSGKTSLLHVLGGLERPTAGRVVVDGEDLTALDPEQVLELRRTRIAYVFQAFGLIPVLSAAENVEVPLRILRTDPVERDRRVAEALAAVGLERHAAQRPAELSGGQQQRVAIARALVHRPAVLLADEPTGQLDSGTAAVVMDLLVDLVHGHGVAAVVTTHDPLMAERADRLVELHSGALRAPA; this is encoded by the coding sequence ATGATCCGCGGCATCGGCCTGACCCGCACGTACGGCACGGGCGACGCGACCGTCCACGCGCTGCGCGACGTCGACGTGCACGCTGCACCGGGCGAGCTCGTCGTCGTGCGCGGGCGGTCGGGGTCGGGCAAGACGTCGCTGCTGCACGTCCTCGGCGGACTCGAGCGGCCGACGGCGGGCCGGGTCGTCGTGGACGGCGAGGACCTGACGGCGCTCGACCCGGAGCAGGTGCTGGAGCTGCGCCGCACGCGCATCGCCTACGTGTTCCAGGCGTTCGGGCTCATCCCCGTGCTGTCGGCCGCGGAGAACGTCGAGGTCCCGCTGCGGATCCTGCGCACCGACCCCGTCGAGCGGGACCGCCGGGTCGCCGAGGCGCTCGCCGCGGTCGGCCTGGAGCGGCACGCGGCGCAGCGCCCCGCCGAGCTGTCCGGGGGCCAGCAGCAGCGCGTCGCGATCGCCCGAGCGCTCGTGCACCGGCCCGCGGTGCTGCTCGCCGACGAGCCCACGGGCCAGCTCGACAGCGGCACCGCCGCGGTCGTCATGGACCTGCTCGTCGACCTCGTGCACGGGCACGGCGTCGCGGCGGTCGTCACGACGCACGACCCGCTCATGGCCGAGCGCGCCGACCGGCTCGTCGAGCTGCACTCCGGCGCCCTGCGGGCACCCGCGTGA
- a CDS encoding ATP-dependent DNA ligase — protein sequence MLFADVAATSLAVAATRSRLAKRALLADVLRRAEPADVPVVARYLAGELRQRRTGLGWRSLATLPPPAASPTLTVAEVDDAFERMAGLQGPGSTTERTRQASALFAAATADEQTLLRGLVSGELRQGALDALLLDAVAEAASVPPASVRRAAMLTGSTETVAGAALGAADPAAARAALDAFTLTVGTPVRPMLAQSAADVAEAVASLGPGEVVVDTKLDGIRIQVHRRDDDVRVYTRSLDDLTSRVPEIVDAVRTLPASTLVLDGEALVVDVSGRPVPFQDTAARTATRDADVAASARLTPFFFDCLHVDGRDLLDAPLVDRLAALDALGATGVPRLVTADANAAQEWFTSAVAAGQEGVVVKAAQAPYEAGRRGAAWVKVKPRHTLDLVVLAVERGSGRRQGLLSNIHLGARDGHGGFVMLGKTFKGMTDEMLAWQTQRFRELEVADDGWTVTLRPEQVVEIAFDGLQRSTRYPGGLALRFARVLRYRDDKPAAEADTIDTVRALATGP from the coding sequence ATGCTGTTCGCCGACGTCGCCGCGACGTCCCTCGCCGTGGCCGCCACCCGCTCCCGCCTCGCGAAGCGTGCGCTGCTCGCCGACGTGCTGCGCCGTGCGGAGCCCGCGGACGTGCCGGTCGTCGCCCGCTACCTCGCCGGCGAGCTGCGCCAGCGCCGCACGGGTCTCGGCTGGCGGTCGCTCGCGACGCTGCCTCCACCTGCGGCCTCCCCGACGCTGACCGTCGCCGAGGTCGACGACGCGTTCGAGCGCATGGCCGGGCTCCAGGGCCCCGGGTCCACCACCGAGCGCACCCGGCAGGCGTCGGCGCTGTTCGCCGCCGCGACCGCCGACGAGCAGACGCTGCTGCGCGGCCTGGTCTCCGGCGAGCTCCGGCAGGGCGCGCTCGACGCGCTGCTGCTCGACGCGGTCGCCGAGGCCGCGTCGGTCCCGCCCGCGAGCGTGCGTCGCGCCGCGATGCTGACGGGCTCGACCGAGACCGTCGCGGGGGCGGCGCTCGGTGCCGCCGACCCTGCGGCTGCACGCGCCGCGCTCGACGCCTTCACGCTCACCGTCGGCACACCCGTGCGGCCGATGCTCGCGCAGTCCGCGGCCGACGTCGCCGAGGCCGTGGCGTCCCTCGGCCCCGGCGAGGTCGTCGTCGACACCAAGCTCGACGGCATCCGCATCCAGGTGCACCGCCGCGACGACGACGTGCGCGTCTACACACGCAGCCTCGACGACCTCACGTCGCGCGTGCCGGAGATCGTCGACGCCGTGCGCACGCTGCCCGCCTCCACGCTCGTGCTCGACGGCGAGGCCCTGGTCGTCGACGTCTCCGGCCGGCCCGTGCCGTTCCAGGACACCGCGGCGCGCACCGCGACCCGGGACGCCGACGTCGCCGCCTCCGCCCGTCTCACCCCGTTCTTCTTCGACTGCCTGCACGTGGACGGGCGCGACCTGCTCGACGCACCGCTGGTCGACCGGCTCGCCGCCCTCGACGCGCTCGGCGCCACCGGGGTCCCCCGGCTCGTCACCGCCGACGCCAACGCCGCGCAGGAGTGGTTCACCTCCGCGGTCGCCGCCGGGCAGGAGGGCGTCGTCGTCAAGGCCGCGCAGGCGCCGTACGAGGCCGGGCGCCGGGGGGCCGCCTGGGTCAAGGTCAAGCCCCGGCACACGCTCGACCTCGTCGTCCTCGCCGTCGAGCGCGGGTCCGGACGGCGGCAGGGGCTGCTGTCGAACATCCACCTCGGCGCGCGCGACGGGCACGGCGGGTTCGTCATGCTCGGCAAGACGTTCAAGGGCATGACCGACGAGATGCTCGCGTGGCAGACGCAGCGGTTCCGCGAGCTCGAGGTCGCCGACGACGGCTGGACGGTCACTCTGCGGCCCGAGCAGGTCGTCGAGATCGCGTTCGACGGCCTCCAGCGCTCGACCCGGTACCCCGGCGGGCTCGCGCTGCGGTTCGCGCGCGTCCTGCGCTACCGCGACGACAAGCCCGCCGCGGAGGCGGACACGATCGACACGGTGCGCGCGCTGGCGACCGGGCCCTGA
- a CDS encoding amino acid permease, translated as MTTTQQHTLRAQLWRRKPVTRATRESSEGLRRSIGTFGLMMFGVGATVGTGVFFVMHEAVPDAGPAVVVSFVLAGIAAGLSALSYAEMASAVPVSGSTYSYAYATLGEVVAVGVAACLLLEYGVSTAAVSVGWSGYLNQLLDNLFGITVPAVLSSGPFDVEPGAVNLPAIVLVALCALLLIRGASESARVNAVMVVVKLAVLGLFVAVAFTAFDADHFADFAPNGVAGITMAAGTIFFTFIGLDAVSTAGDEVRDPQRSMPRAILGALAIVTTIYLLVAVSALGAQPWQAFSDAEQAEAGLARLLQDVTGSTWPGTVLSAGAVVSIFSVTLVTLYGQTRILFAIGRDGLLPRAFARVHPRTHTPVTNTVIVACVVALLAGFVPLSNLWDLVSIGTLVAFIVVSVGVIVLRRSRPDLPRGFRVPGYPVTPVLAIAACVYILSGLQWFTYAWFLLWLAVALAFYLLWGRHHSLLNRAVEARLPVDEGTTR; from the coding sequence ATGACGACGACCCAGCAGCACACGCTGCGGGCGCAGCTCTGGCGGCGCAAGCCGGTGACCCGCGCGACGCGCGAGTCGTCGGAGGGACTCCGGCGCTCGATCGGCACGTTCGGTCTCATGATGTTCGGCGTCGGCGCTACGGTCGGCACCGGCGTCTTCTTCGTCATGCACGAGGCCGTGCCCGACGCGGGACCGGCCGTCGTGGTGTCGTTCGTGCTGGCGGGCATCGCCGCCGGCCTGTCGGCGCTGTCGTACGCGGAGATGGCGTCCGCGGTCCCCGTCTCCGGGTCGACCTACTCGTACGCGTACGCGACGCTCGGCGAGGTCGTCGCGGTGGGCGTCGCCGCGTGCCTCCTGCTGGAGTACGGCGTGTCGACCGCCGCGGTGTCCGTCGGGTGGAGCGGCTACCTCAACCAGCTGCTCGACAACCTCTTCGGCATCACCGTGCCCGCCGTGCTGTCGTCCGGGCCGTTCGACGTCGAGCCCGGCGCCGTCAACCTGCCGGCGATCGTGCTGGTCGCGCTGTGCGCACTCCTGCTGATCCGCGGCGCGAGCGAGTCGGCGCGCGTCAACGCGGTCATGGTCGTCGTCAAGCTCGCCGTGCTCGGCCTGTTCGTCGCGGTCGCGTTCACCGCGTTCGACGCCGACCACTTCGCCGACTTCGCGCCGAACGGCGTCGCGGGGATCACCATGGCCGCGGGCACGATCTTCTTCACGTTCATCGGTCTCGACGCGGTCTCCACCGCGGGCGACGAGGTCCGCGACCCGCAGCGCTCGATGCCGCGCGCGATCCTCGGCGCGCTCGCGATCGTCACGACGATCTACCTCCTCGTCGCGGTGTCCGCGCTGGGCGCGCAGCCGTGGCAGGCGTTCTCCGACGCCGAGCAGGCCGAGGCGGGTCTCGCGCGCCTGCTGCAGGACGTGACGGGCTCGACGTGGCCGGGCACCGTGCTGTCCGCGGGCGCCGTCGTCTCGATCTTCTCGGTCACGCTCGTCACCCTGTACGGGCAGACCCGCATCCTGTTCGCGATCGGCCGTGACGGCCTGCTCCCGCGCGCGTTCGCCCGCGTCCACCCGCGGACGCACACGCCGGTCACCAACACCGTGATCGTCGCGTGCGTCGTCGCGCTGCTCGCCGGCTTCGTGCCCCTGTCGAACCTGTGGGACCTCGTCTCGATCGGCACGCTCGTCGCGTTCATCGTCGTGTCGGTCGGCGTGATCGTGCTGCGCCGCTCGCGACCCGACCTGCCGCGCGGGTTCCGCGTCCCGGGCTACCCGGTGACGCCGGTCCTCGCCATCGCGGCGTGCGTCTACATCCTGTCGGGCCTCCAGTGGTTCACGTACGCCTGGTTCCTGCTGTGGCTCGCCGTCGCGCTCGCCTTCTACCTGCTGTGGGGGCGGCACCACTCGCTGCTCAACCGCGCGGTCGAGGCCCGGCTGCCCGTCGACGAGGGGACGACGCGATGA
- the ald gene encoding alanine dehydrogenase translates to MRVGVPREVKNREYRVAMTPAGVHQLVRDGHTVLVEAGAGLGSQIPDDEYRAAGATLLPDADDVWAGADLVCKVKEPVEDEYHRLRDGLVLFTYLHLAADRPGTDALLAAGTTAIAYETVQLPDGTLPLLAPMSEVAGRLATQVGAYHLMRNAGGRGLLLGGVPGVDAAKVVVLGGGVVGSHAAEIAVGMRADVTVLDLSMPRLREVDAAFGGRVRTLASSPWTLERELVDADLVVGAVLVPGARAPRLVSNELVSRMHAGAVLVDVAVDQGGCFEDTRPTTHDDPTFRVHDTLFYCVANMPGAVPVTSTRALTNVTLPYVTALAGLGWHEAVAADPALAAGLTTHAGVLLNAAVAQAHGYPAQDPSAVVRLP, encoded by the coding sequence ATGCGGGTCGGGGTTCCGCGCGAGGTGAAGAACCGCGAGTACCGGGTCGCGATGACGCCGGCGGGCGTGCACCAGCTGGTCCGCGACGGGCACACGGTCCTCGTCGAGGCCGGCGCCGGGCTGGGCTCGCAGATCCCCGACGACGAGTACCGGGCCGCGGGCGCGACGCTGCTGCCCGACGCCGACGACGTCTGGGCCGGCGCCGACCTCGTGTGCAAGGTCAAGGAGCCCGTCGAGGACGAGTACCACCGCCTGCGCGACGGGCTCGTGCTCTTCACGTACCTGCACCTCGCCGCCGACCGACCCGGCACCGACGCGCTCCTCGCCGCGGGCACGACCGCGATCGCCTACGAGACCGTCCAGCTGCCCGACGGCACCCTGCCGCTGCTCGCGCCGATGTCCGAGGTCGCGGGGCGGCTCGCGACTCAGGTCGGGGCCTACCACCTCATGCGGAACGCGGGCGGCCGCGGGCTGCTGCTCGGCGGCGTGCCCGGCGTCGACGCCGCCAAGGTCGTCGTCCTCGGCGGGGGCGTCGTCGGGTCGCACGCCGCGGAGATCGCGGTCGGCATGCGCGCCGACGTCACCGTCCTCGACCTGTCGATGCCGCGGCTGCGCGAGGTCGACGCCGCGTTCGGCGGTCGGGTGCGCACCCTCGCGTCGTCGCCGTGGACGCTGGAGCGCGAGCTCGTCGACGCCGACCTCGTCGTGGGCGCCGTGCTCGTCCCGGGCGCACGCGCACCCCGCCTGGTGTCGAACGAGCTCGTGTCCCGCATGCACGCGGGCGCGGTGCTCGTCGACGTGGCCGTCGACCAGGGGGGCTGCTTCGAGGACACCCGGCCCACGACGCACGACGACCCGACGTTCCGCGTGCACGACACCCTCTTCTACTGCGTCGCCAACATGCCCGGCGCGGTGCCGGTCACGTCCACGCGCGCCCTCACCAACGTCACGCTCCCGTACGTCACCGCGCTCGCCGGGCTCGGCTGGCACGAGGCCGTCGCGGCGGACCCGGCGCTCGCGGCGGGCCTCACGACGCACGCGGGCGTCCTGCTCAACGCCGCGGTCGCGCAGGCGCACGGCTACCCCGCGCAGGACCCGTCGGCGGTCGTCCGTCTGCCCTGA
- a CDS encoding matrixin family metalloprotease codes for MSARDAAAPLVWVPAPTAPIPPAPTAAPPPDPATAWSGPPPGAWTGGGPPLAPTLDVGSAGAGRRGRSSVLVVAAVVVATLVTGATWWVNDQVARLAPPAGLEESAGPLGTPPLASALDAGPHTFTAMQPDGSGPVAYSPCRPIHYVVRPDGAPPGGDVLIRTAVQRVSEATGLRFVDDGATSEGPTADRPAYQPDRYGRRWAPVLFTWSDAQETPGLAGDVAGTGGSATVTVDGLAVYVTGEVTLDTDELAPLVATPDGTAVAIGVVTHELAHVVGLGHVDDPAQLMYPSTNLTVTSFAAGDRAGLAALGRGACAPDV; via the coding sequence GTGAGCGCACGCGACGCCGCCGCGCCCCTGGTGTGGGTGCCGGCGCCGACCGCACCGATCCCTCCCGCGCCGACGGCCGCGCCGCCTCCCGACCCCGCGACGGCGTGGTCCGGCCCACCGCCCGGTGCCTGGACGGGCGGCGGTCCCCCGCTCGCGCCGACGCTCGACGTCGGCTCGGCCGGTGCGGGCCGTCGCGGACGCTCCTCCGTGCTCGTCGTCGCCGCGGTGGTCGTCGCCACGCTCGTCACGGGCGCCACGTGGTGGGTCAACGACCAGGTCGCGCGGCTCGCACCGCCCGCCGGGCTCGAGGAGTCGGCCGGTCCGCTCGGGACCCCTCCGCTGGCGTCCGCGCTCGACGCCGGGCCGCACACCTTCACCGCCATGCAGCCCGACGGCTCGGGTCCCGTGGCCTACAGCCCGTGCCGCCCGATCCACTACGTCGTGCGCCCCGACGGCGCGCCGCCCGGGGGCGACGTCCTGATCCGCACGGCCGTCCAGCGCGTGTCCGAGGCGACCGGGCTGCGGTTCGTCGACGACGGCGCCACGTCCGAGGGCCCGACCGCGGACCGCCCGGCGTACCAGCCCGACCGCTACGGCCGCCGGTGGGCCCCCGTGCTGTTCACCTGGTCGGACGCGCAGGAGACTCCCGGCCTCGCGGGTGACGTCGCCGGGACCGGAGGCTCCGCGACCGTCACGGTCGACGGCCTCGCGGTGTACGTCACGGGCGAGGTCACGCTCGACACCGACGAGCTCGCCCCGCTCGTCGCGACGCCCGACGGGACGGCCGTCGCGATCGGCGTCGTGACCCACGAGCTCGCGCACGTCGTCGGGCTCGGGCATGTCGACGACCCCGCGCAGCTCATGTACCCGAGCACGAACCTCACCGTGACCTCGTTCGCGGCCGGCGACCGCGCCGGGCTCGCCGCGCTCGGGCGCGGTGCGTGCGCGCCGGACGTGTGA
- a CDS encoding ABC transporter ATP-binding protein — protein MTTTTPEILCEDLVRIFVTEGVEVQALQGLNLRVDAGELVAVVGASGSGKSTLLTILSGLDRPTAGTAVVAGTNLVSMDGRQRRRYQRDVVGFVWQQTSRNLLPYLTAAENVAVPLVVAGTGRRAERAAELLDVMGVADCRDRLPAQMSGGQQQRVAIATAVAASPRVLLADEPTGELDESTSADVLDAMRHVNAELGVTTLIVTHDPTVSEHVHRTVQIRDGRTSTEVLRRTERGADGVERLHAEEFAVLDKVGRLQLPREVVERLDLRDRVRLGLEPDHVRVSRHDHVPGASDGPAAADDRTDGGARDEEGPR, from the coding sequence ATGACCACCACCACCCCGGAGATCCTGTGCGAGGACCTCGTGCGGATCTTCGTCACCGAGGGCGTCGAGGTGCAGGCGTTGCAGGGCCTCAACCTGCGGGTCGACGCGGGCGAGCTCGTCGCCGTCGTCGGTGCGTCGGGGTCGGGCAAGTCGACGCTCCTGACGATCCTGTCGGGGCTCGACCGGCCGACCGCGGGCACGGCCGTCGTCGCGGGCACGAACCTCGTGAGCATGGACGGCCGGCAGCGCCGCCGCTACCAGCGCGACGTCGTCGGTTTCGTGTGGCAGCAGACGTCCCGCAACCTCCTGCCGTACCTCACGGCCGCCGAGAACGTCGCGGTGCCGCTCGTCGTCGCGGGGACCGGGCGCCGGGCCGAGCGCGCCGCCGAGCTGCTCGACGTCATGGGCGTCGCGGACTGCCGCGACCGGCTGCCCGCGCAGATGTCGGGCGGTCAGCAGCAGCGCGTCGCGATCGCGACCGCCGTCGCCGCGTCGCCGCGCGTCCTGCTGGCCGACGAGCCGACGGGCGAGCTCGACGAGTCGACGTCCGCCGACGTGCTCGACGCGATGCGCCACGTGAACGCGGAGCTCGGCGTGACGACGCTGATCGTCACGCACGACCCGACAGTCTCGGAGCACGTGCACCGCACGGTGCAGATCCGCGACGGGCGCACGTCGACCGAGGTGCTGCGCCGCACCGAGCGCGGCGCGGACGGTGTCGAGCGCCTGCACGCGGAGGAGTTCGCGGTGCTCGACAAGGTGGGCCGCCTCCAGCTGCCGCGCGAGGTCGTCGAGCGGCTCGACCTGCGCGACCGCGTGCGGCTCGGGCTCGAGCCCGACCACGTGCGGGTCTCGCGGCACGACCACGTGCCGGGCGCGTCCGACGGCCCGGCCGCGGCGGACGACCGCACCGACGGCGGCGCGCGCGACGAGGAGGGACCGCGATGA
- a CDS encoding fructosamine kinase family protein, which produces MREGLTATTFRKRRDDAPAGFFRCEAAGLAWLRAAGGAPVVEVLDVDERGLTLARLTPVPPTRDAARAFGRGLAAVHDAGADAFGVGPPGWDGDGFFGPLDAPLPMPVGRFDRWGEFLAACRVEPVTRALVDAGVVDDAVARDLGRLAARLDAGDLDDDDRPARLHGDLWSGNVVWTAAGATLVDPAAHGGHRETDLAMLRLFGLRYLDDVLDGYAQVHPLRAGVEGRAGLHQVYPVAVHALLFGGGYVGQLVALARRWRR; this is translated from the coding sequence GTGCGTGAGGGCCTGACGGCGACGACGTTCCGCAAGCGGCGCGACGACGCGCCCGCGGGTTTCTTCCGGTGCGAGGCGGCGGGTCTCGCGTGGTTGCGGGCGGCCGGGGGCGCGCCGGTCGTCGAGGTGCTCGACGTGGACGAGCGCGGCCTGACGCTCGCCCGCCTCACGCCCGTCCCGCCGACGCGGGACGCCGCGCGCGCGTTCGGCCGCGGCCTCGCCGCCGTGCACGACGCGGGCGCCGACGCGTTCGGCGTCGGCCCGCCGGGCTGGGACGGCGACGGGTTCTTCGGTCCGCTCGACGCGCCGCTGCCGATGCCGGTCGGGCGCTTCGACCGCTGGGGTGAGTTCCTCGCCGCGTGCCGCGTCGAGCCGGTGACCCGGGCGCTCGTGGACGCGGGCGTGGTCGACGACGCCGTCGCGCGCGACCTCGGCCGCCTGGCGGCACGGCTCGACGCGGGTGACCTGGACGACGACGACCGGCCGGCGCGTCTGCACGGCGACCTGTGGAGCGGCAACGTCGTCTGGACCGCGGCGGGCGCGACGCTCGTCGACCCCGCGGCGCACGGCGGCCACCGAGAGACGGACCTGGCGATGCTGCGGCTGTTCGGGCTGCGGTACCTGGACGACGTGCTCGACGGGTACGCGCAGGTGCACCCGCTGCGCGCGGGCGTCGAGGGCCGCGCGGGGCTGCACCAGGTGTATCCCGTCGCGGTGCACGCGCTGCTGTTCGGGGGCGGCTACGTCGGGCAGCTCGTGGCCCTCGCCCGGCGGTGGCGACGGTGA
- a CDS encoding alpha/beta fold hydrolase has translation MRARRTCDAPAELPGTPGTLPRSTRPEEPVIRPIVFVHGTRTSSAIWHHQLDALTRSGHPTLALDLPGHGARAHERFTMEGAIRAIDDAVASFAVAPLLVGLSLGGYASLAYARRHEDKLAGVVLAGCSTEIKGKPLLAYRSASGAVTRALRIGGGTWHVVQDMLSAMSGYSPLADLRRVRLPVWVVNGRRDPLRLDERRYLIARPGTRLTIVPRAGHDVNSHAPVAFNRLLLDALHELRLPERALSPAVVL, from the coding sequence GTGCGTGCGCGCCGGACGTGTGACGCTCCCGCGGAACTCCCAGGAACGCCAGGTACTCTCCCGCGGAGCACACGCCCCGAGGAGCCCGTCATCCGCCCCATCGTCTTCGTCCACGGCACCCGCACGTCGTCCGCGATCTGGCACCACCAGCTCGACGCGCTCACGCGCTCGGGTCACCCGACGCTCGCGCTCGACCTGCCCGGGCACGGCGCCCGCGCGCACGAGCGGTTCACGATGGAGGGCGCGATCCGGGCGATCGACGACGCCGTCGCCTCGTTCGCGGTCGCGCCGCTGCTCGTCGGCCTGTCGCTCGGCGGCTACGCGAGCCTCGCGTACGCGCGCCGGCACGAGGACAAGCTCGCGGGCGTCGTGCTCGCGGGCTGCTCGACGGAGATCAAGGGCAAGCCGCTGCTCGCGTACCGCAGCGCCTCGGGTGCGGTCACGCGCGCGCTGCGCATCGGCGGCGGCACGTGGCACGTCGTGCAGGACATGCTGTCGGCGATGTCGGGGTACTCCCCGCTCGCCGACCTGCGCCGCGTGCGGCTCCCCGTGTGGGTCGTCAACGGCCGTCGCGACCCGCTGCGTCTCGACGAGCGCCGCTACCTCATCGCCCGCCCCGGCACGCGTCTGACGATCGTGCCGCGCGCCGGTCACGACGTGAACTCGCACGCGCCCGTCGCGTTCAACCGTCTGCTCCTCGACGCGCTGCACGAGCTCCGCCTGCCCGAGCGCGCGCTCTCGCCCGCCGTCGTCCTCTGA